One Felis catus isolate Fca126 chromosome D2, F.catus_Fca126_mat1.0, whole genome shotgun sequence DNA window includes the following coding sequences:
- the LOC123381001 gene encoding tetratricopeptide repeat protein 13-like, which translates to MAPAGCCCCCCCCCYCYCCWGGAVAAADAARRVLVLLLLGVLSVGPRPGALATEHYSPLSLLKQELQHRQQQEAQAGGGCSPQSGDWGDQYSVECGGNISFHEPGVRRSFPVHSTIPS; encoded by the exons ATGGCACCTgccggctgctgctgctgctgctgctgctgctgctactgctacTGCTGCTGGGGCGGCGCTGTGGCCGCCGCGGACGCCGCCCGGCGCGTCCTGGTGCTGCTGTTGCTGGGGGTCCTGTCCGTCGGGCCGCGCCCGGGCGCGCTGGCCACTGAGCACTACTCGCCGCTGTCCCTGCTCAAGCAGGAGCTGCAGCATCGGCAGCAGCAGGAGGCCCAGGCAGGCGGCGGCTGCAGCCCGCAGTCCGGGGACTGGGGAGACCAGTACTCGGTCGAGTGCGGCG GTAATATAAGTTTTCATGAACCGGGCGTTCGGAGGAGTTTTCCTGTCCATTCTACCATTCCCTCATAG